A genomic region of Prevotella scopos JCM 17725 contains the following coding sequences:
- a CDS encoding BamA/TamA family outer membrane protein, translating to MRRNKNNITTMSRKRIMKLLCFVSVFFIFVACSTTSAIPDGEFLYTGMDETKYDNFQPNKHFDAVKEELDLVLATKPNAAWLGSPSVRSPFPIGLWIWNAFSQDTTGLSRWLVRAFGSAPVLMSSTTPDLRVTVGENLLHKRGYFNGKISYEKLAQKNPKKMRLQYAVNMGRMWVLDSIQYTNFPPVADSLINDNLKDAIIHKGEAFDVATLEQERKRITELFHNNGYYYYQNNDASYLADTTKVYGSASMRLQLADSVNAKALRKWYIGNITFNLQRQVMDSLHQQRRFRDIIMNYNGSRMPYRLRAIANSLKIWPGTIYSQERFENTQQQLNNSGVFSATTFTFTPSDTTDTCNVLNMKVNCLFDKPYDFYIEAYGKGKTSGRYGPEAIIGLTKRNALRGGEKFNLRLHGSYEWSSSTDDNGNNHRGINNYEYGAEASLQFPRLVNPFVTPPRKRWDREERKIAAAAEKGLVYKPKTPRAYYTTPSTTLKASFDVLNRTKYFKRHVVSGELNYQWQPNERNSYSFSPLTLTYEYMQKVTDRFRQLMDSIPYLEASLANQFIPKMVFQYNFMSPSHYKSPVNFWVNVSEASNILSAGYAAFGKSWSEKDKKLFKNPYAQFVKVDANFTKVWGFGDKSGIAAHANLGTLWAYGNSRFAPYTEQFYVGGANSIRAFNARQIGPGCYRSTQLRRSYVEQTGDIKLQLNLEYRPHLMGSLYGAVFLDAGNVWTMHYDTGRPEGYFKFKNLLKEMALGTGVGLRYDIGYFMIRLDWGVGLHVPYETGKTGFYNISKFKDAQAFHLAIGLPF from the coding sequence ATGAGAAGAAATAAGAATAATATAACCACGATGAGTAGAAAAAGAATCATGAAACTATTATGTTTTGTGAGCGTTTTTTTTATTTTTGTCGCATGTAGTACAACTTCTGCAATTCCTGATGGAGAATTTTTGTACACGGGAATGGACGAAACAAAGTATGATAACTTTCAGCCAAATAAGCATTTTGATGCTGTAAAAGAAGAGTTAGACCTAGTTCTTGCTACCAAGCCAAATGCTGCTTGGTTGGGTAGCCCAAGTGTACGTTCTCCCTTCCCAATCGGTTTATGGATATGGAATGCTTTTTCACAAGATACAACAGGTTTGAGTCGTTGGTTGGTGCGCGCATTTGGTTCTGCACCAGTCTTAATGAGTTCAACGACCCCAGATTTAAGAGTCACAGTGGGCGAGAATCTCTTGCATAAACGAGGTTATTTCAATGGAAAGATAAGCTACGAGAAACTTGCGCAGAAAAATCCAAAGAAGATGCGCTTGCAATATGCTGTTAATATGGGACGAATGTGGGTGCTTGATAGCATACAATACACGAACTTTCCACCAGTAGCAGATAGTTTGATAAATGACAACCTTAAAGACGCAATTATTCACAAAGGAGAAGCCTTTGATGTTGCAACACTTGAACAAGAACGTAAGCGAATAACAGAGCTCTTTCATAACAATGGTTACTATTATTATCAGAATAATGATGCAAGTTATCTTGCTGATACAACGAAAGTTTACGGCTCAGCTTCCATGCGTCTCCAGTTGGCTGACTCGGTAAATGCGAAAGCCTTAAGGAAATGGTATATTGGGAATATAACCTTTAACTTACAACGTCAGGTGATGGATTCTCTTCATCAACAGAGGCGTTTTCGTGATATTATTATGAATTACAATGGTTCACGCATGCCATACCGTCTTCGTGCAATTGCTAATAGTTTGAAGATATGGCCTGGCACAATTTATAGCCAAGAACGATTTGAGAATACCCAGCAACAGTTGAATAATAGTGGTGTCTTCTCTGCAACAACATTCACATTCACCCCTTCGGATACGACGGATACCTGTAATGTTCTGAATATGAAAGTCAATTGTTTGTTTGATAAACCTTATGACTTTTATATTGAAGCCTACGGAAAAGGGAAAACAAGTGGGCGATATGGTCCAGAGGCAATCATTGGTTTAACAAAACGCAACGCATTACGTGGTGGAGAAAAGTTTAACTTACGTCTGCATGGATCTTACGAATGGTCATCAAGTACTGATGATAATGGTAACAATCATCGTGGAATAAATAATTACGAGTATGGTGCTGAAGCAAGTCTGCAGTTCCCTCGTCTTGTTAATCCTTTTGTCACACCTCCAAGAAAACGATGGGACCGCGAAGAGAGAAAGATTGCTGCGGCAGCTGAGAAGGGGCTAGTTTATAAGCCGAAGACTCCTCGCGCTTATTACACTACACCTTCTACTACGCTGAAAGCGTCTTTTGATGTGCTGAACCGAACTAAGTATTTTAAGCGTCATGTTGTGTCAGGTGAACTAAACTATCAATGGCAACCTAACGAACGAAATAGCTATTCATTCTCACCATTGACACTGACCTACGAATATATGCAAAAGGTGACTGATCGTTTTCGTCAGCTCATGGATAGTATACCTTATCTTGAAGCTTCATTGGCAAACCAATTCATTCCCAAGATGGTTTTTCAATATAACTTCATGAGTCCATCTCATTATAAGAGCCCTGTCAATTTTTGGGTAAATGTTAGCGAGGCATCAAACATTCTTTCAGCAGGTTATGCGGCCTTTGGCAAATCTTGGAGTGAAAAGGATAAGAAACTCTTTAAGAATCCATACGCACAATTTGTTAAGGTTGATGCTAATTTTACAAAGGTCTGGGGGTTTGGCGATAAAAGTGGTATAGCTGCGCATGCCAATTTAGGTACACTTTGGGCCTACGGAAACAGTAGATTTGCACCTTACACAGAACAATTCTACGTTGGAGGAGCCAATAGTATTCGTGCTTTTAATGCACGTCAGATTGGTCCAGGATGTTATCGTTCTACACAACTACGTCGTTCTTACGTTGAGCAAACAGGTGACATAAAGCTTCAGTTAAATCTTGAATATAGACCTCACCTAATGGGGTCGCTCTATGGAGCAGTTTTCCTAGATGCTGGTAATGTATGGACAATGCACTATGATACCGGACGACCAGAAGGGTATTTTAAGTTTAAGAACCTTTTAAAGGAGATGGCACTTGGTACAGGTGTCGGACTTCGTTACGACATAGGATATTTCATGATACGTTTAGATTGGGGTGTTGGTTTGCATGTTCCTTATGAAACTGGTAAGACAGGATTCTATAATATATCTAAGTTCAAGGATGCTCAAGCCTTTCATTTAGCTATAGGATTACCATTCTAA